The Channa argus isolate prfri chromosome 14, Channa argus male v1.0, whole genome shotgun sequence genome includes a window with the following:
- the tmie gene encoding transmembrane inner ear expressed protein, giving the protein MVGDEPVCPPQLRLRGWGAVLLSQCLSYVFSQIPDPELAPTDPPKKPDPVTSETVVFWGLRLWQVIGIFSVFVLAVVITLCCIFKCRIPRTKKEIEARHAQRQAAKKYANTLETVPPLNELTEIPGSAKAEEKEEVKTVSGKVDADKGEKKTKKDGKGAKEGKEDDKDALTKKKAEKGASKKEDNEVKGRKSGDKKEIEEKGEKGSKRGAKGRARKPQK; this is encoded by the exons ATGGTGGGAGATGAGCCGGTGTGTCCACCTCAGCTCCGACTACGGGGCTGGGGAGCAGTGCTGCTGTCCCAGTGCTTGTCCTATGTGTTCTCTCAGATCCCGGATCCTGAG cttgCACCAACAGATCCCCCAAAGAAACCGGATCCTGTCACTTCAGAGACTGTTGTTTTCTGGGGGCTGCGGTTATGGCAGGTCATTGGCAtcttttcagtgtttgttttagcaGTTG TCATTACTTTATGTTGTATATTCAAATGTCGAATCCCAAGAACGAAAAAGGAAATAGAAGCACGACACGCACAAAGACAGGCCGCCAAGAAATACGCCAACACATTAGAGACAGTGCCACCTCTGAATGAGCTGACTGAGATCCCAGGAT ctgcaaaagcagaggaaaaagaggaggtgaAAACAGTCTCTGGGAAAGTGGATGCAGacaaaggagagaagaagacCAAGAAAGATGGCAAGGGTGccaaagaagggaaagaagatGATAAGGATGCGTTGACAAAGAAGAAGGCTGAAAAGGGAGCATCCAAAAAAGAAGACAATGAAGTCAAAGGGAGGAAATCTGGAGACAAAAAGGAAATagaggaaaaaggagagaaaggaagcaAAAGAGGAGCTAAAGGGCGAGCAAGGAAACCGCAAAAGTGA
- the pth1r gene encoding parathyroid hormone/parathyroid hormone-related peptide receptor isoform X5, which translates to MTCSRKRNKSACCSKQRGSVSGSSSQSPVFLEVFHRLYLIYTVGYSISLGSLMVAVVILGYFRRLHCTRNYIHMHLFVSYMLRAISIFVKDLVLYSGSALENMERVTVEDLRSITEEPLANDTQFIGCKMVVTLFLYFLATNYYWILVEGLYLHSLIFMTFFSDRKYLWGFTLIGWGVPAMIVTVWATVRAIFADTECWDLSAGNLKWIYQVPILVAVVVNFILFLNIIRVLATKLRETNAGRCDTRQQYRKLLKSTLVLMPLFGVHYIIFHAMPYTEVSGVPWLIQMHYEMLFNSFQGFLVAIIYCFCNGEVQAEIKKSWSRRTLALDFKRKARSGSNTYSYGPMVSHTSVTNVTARGPLAFHLTTRLGPVPVNGHRNLPGYVKNGSISENSIPSSAQELHIPEEEHSEHTRSCEDEKPPRVVEEERETVM; encoded by the exons GAGGTCTTTCACCGTCTGTATCTCATCTACACAGTGGGTTACTCCATTTCTCTGGGATCCCTGATGGTGGCTGTCGTCATCCTGGGATATTTCCG ACGATTGCACTGCACCAGAAACTACATCCACATGCACCTATTTGTGTCCTACATGCTACGAGCTATAAGTATTTTTGTAAAAGATCTTGTGCTCTACTCTGGATCGGCTTTAGAGAACATGGAAAGGGTCACAGTGGAGGACCTCAGGTCTATCACTGAGGAGCCATTAGCCAACGACACACAGTTT ATTGGCTGCAAGATGGTCGTGACCTTGTTCTTGTACTTTCTGGCAACAAATTACTACTGGATCCTTGTTGAAGGTCTCTACCTCCACAGCCTCATCTTCATGACCTTCTTCTCGGACAGAAAGTATCTATGGGGGTTtactctgattggctggg gtgtACCAGCTATGATTGTGACTGTTTGGGCAACTGTGAGAGCCATTTTTGCTGACACAGA GTGTTGGGACTTAAGTGCAGGCAACTTGAAATGGATATATCAGGTGCCCATTCTGGTGGCAGTAGTG gTTAATTTTATCCTTTTTCTGAACATCATCAGAGTCTTGGCAACTAAACTACGAGAGACAAACGCAGGAAGGTGTGACACAAGGCAACAGTACAG AAAACTGTTGAAGTCTACTTTGGTGTTGATGCCACTGTTTGGTGTTCACTACATCATATTCCATGCCATGCCATATACAGAGGTGTCTGGGGTTCCCTGGCTAATCCAGATGCACTATGAGATGCTGTTCAACTCCTTCCAG GGATTCTTAGTTGCAATTATATATTGCTTTTGCAATGGGGAG GTACAGGCAGAGATCAAAAAGTCCTGGAGCAGGAGGACTCTGGCCCTGGACTTCAAAAGAAAAGCTCGCAGCGGCAGTAACACTTACAGCTATGGACCTATGGTATCACACACCAGTGTTACAAACGTCACTGCCAGAGGGCCGCTGGCTTTTCACCTCACCACGAGGCTGGGACCAGTGCCTGTAAATGGACACAGGAACCTGCCCGGTTACGTGAAGAACGGCTCAATCTCGGAGAACTCTATACCTTCATCAGCACAGGAGCTCCACATTCCTGAAGAGGAGCACTCAGAGCACACACGGTCGTGTGAGGACGAGAAACCCCCGCgagtggtggaggaggagagggagacagtCATGTGA